DNA from Musa acuminata AAA Group cultivar baxijiao chromosome BXJ1-5, Cavendish_Baxijiao_AAA, whole genome shotgun sequence:
AACATTTCTTTTACACATTTAAGTACCTAAAATTACTTTTTTATAATCTTAAAAAACTTAatgattttgaattatattaATCTTATTTAGAGTTTTATACATATTCCTGTAAAATCTAACAtcctatacatgtatgtatagatTTGATTAATCTCTGTTAATTTTGAGTTAGATAGTCAAATAACGTTAATACACTTCAAAAACTCATAATGTTTACAAAAACATTAGAAGCATTTTAGGTATATAAATGTGTTTCTAATTCAAGTTAgttaatatcaattataattttgcacaataaatattttacttatcTGAAAAatctttatattatatatatatatatatatacttgagaGGAATAAATGAGAAATCTCCAAAGAAATCAGACTGCAGCAAGAAAAATATAACCCGTAGAAATCCTCTGTTTGTTCTACAAATTCCATTCATGTCTCCTGTTGGGTCTCATATTATCAAACAGATGCAACAATTCCGAATCAATGTCAAACAGAAAACATTTTTTTCCAGCGACAACAAGTTCTTCAAGCCACAGCCAATGCCTTTTAATTGTTGGATGAAAACAGTCAGCTTGCTGAAgaataaagagaagaagaagaccgAAGTATTGCAGAACGGAAAACACCTTTTCGTTTGAGTATCCATTCAGCGCTGCACGCGGCTGGAAGTAGAAGCGCCGGCGGGTTGGCTTCTGATCCCCCTACAATGGATTTCCAAACATATGTATGGAGATATACGAGTGATGAAGATAAATGCTTTGGATGATTGAAAGAATAGAAATATTGGATGGAAGAGAATAGAATGGCTGAAAGTGTATGATGATTTGACGAAAACAAAGTGTAACTCCTCACACATATCATTAAGATTTTGCATCGGCAACACCAAATAGCAAGACTAGAACTCAAAGCCCGCATCATGGAGAACCCACGAAAGCACGCAAAACTTTACGTCGAACACTTGTGGATCAAAGACGTGAGGTCACATAGATCAAGAGCTCGTTACCTCTTCACATGCAGTAGAGTGGCTGTGTAAGGCACGAACTCGACGCTGAAGGTGGCCGGCGCGTCGACCACGAGGAGCCTTGTCGCCCGGCCGGCCATGTCGCGGCCCAGGATGTGCCTCTGACCATCCCACAGCAGCAACTCCTCGTCCCCTTCCATCCTCAGGGGCTTCAGGTTGTTCTCTCTCGACCCTGGCCCGAAGCCGAACGCCCCCCGTAAGGACCACGAGTCGCTGTCGGCCACCATCACCTCCACCATCGTCGATGACTCGGGCGTCGATGCCACCTTCGCGTACGCTACGCTGAGCTGCCCCTCTATCACGCCGATCTCCCACCACGTGACGCCGTCGAGGTCTCTTTCCGGCCTCTCGAACCCCCACCGCTCCTCATTCCTGGGGTCGTACATGAGCACTGTGTTCATGGTCGTCCGCCAGCACGCTCGCCCGCCGACCACCACGCCAGACCCGGGCAACAGCCGTCCCAGGCGCGGAGTCCACTTCGACGTAGCCCACCGCCACTCGTCGGTTGAGAACGTTTCCAAGCCGCAGACATGATGTAGTCTATCGACTTGAGGAAATGCGCACACGACACGGAATTCGGAGACGCGGTTGGACCGGGGCGGATCGTCGATCATCAACACCACCTCTGTGTCGTAGTTGTGCAGATTCCTCGGCATCGGGAGACTGACCCACACGGCGGTGGTGGGGTTGCAGACGTAGTACATCAACGAGAAGCGACCGCGGCAGCAGAGGAGGCCCCGAGCGGAGGCCTTGACGGCGACCGGCTCAGGGAGGAAAGAGAGGGAAGGGTCGGGGAGGGAGGCAGTGGCGTGGCAGAACGCGGCGTACACCACCGTGCCTTGGCTGCTCTGGTATAATAGGCCGGAAACAAGGCGGGGAGCGGCGGCATGGGCGTGCACGAAGGAGTTGCTGGAGATGATGCCGTTCCACCGGCGGGAGACGCAGCGGAAGCGTAGGAGGGATTTCGCCGGGAGGAGTAGGAGGATTCTATGGACAACCTTCTGCCGCGTCATCCCCTCGTAGTCGCGCCCCCACTCTGCCGTCTCATCCCCTCTGCCGTCATGGTCGTCGTCTTGCATCGCTTCTTGATGGCCGACGACTTTTCGCGTCACTTCTTGATGGCCTTGTCGTCTCCGTCTTTTTCTTGCATGAAGTTCTCGCGGTTTCTCTCCGTTACTTAGACgagtgattatatatatatatatatatatatatatatatatatatatattagtcagGTAGACAGATCCGATGACTCAACGAAGGCTAGTATAATATGACAAGATGATGAACTAAGCATTAGAGCGATATGATGATTTGGGATCATTGTTGAAGGGGATATAGGTAATTATAGAACATTATGGTTTTTCAAGTACTTGATGAATGGATCAATCTCTATCCTGAGGTAACCCGTCTTGAAGTGAGCTAAGGCAATATAATATCCGTATCGATACAAGGTGACCCCTGGCCTCTCCAAACCCTTTCTCAACCCGACAAAAAAGGCCTTATAGTCGATAGTTGCCTTCTCTTGATACTTTTATATCATGGTCCTTTTAGCCTCTAATGTATCCTTTAAAGCTCCTAACTCGTTGCTCATACTCTAAGTCTGCTCATTCATGATAATTAACTGCTCAATCACACTCATAACCTACTCATTGGGCATGATAACTTGCTTGACAAGCTTAGAGTCATAGGTCCTCATTGAGTCTAGCTCTCGGTAAGTCGTAGCAACTCAACCTCTGTGCTATGATTGTTATGTATCTTCAATTACTGGCCTCTTCTAGTTGCATCGCTAACTTAGCTCTCATAGCCTCTGCTTTAGCGATAAGTTTTCTCttcgaatctcgctctaatcgaattctcttgaagaactctttctttctaaatccgaatgaccttgaccaaggatttatctgagcaagaacacataagatattcctctcatgataccaagagcagatgatcctctatcgacattcaatagcccttATAAGATTAGCTGTCACTcttgatgaccggttgtactagatttggaactttcaaacttataagtatggtatcaaagagtggagtactcatacaggacaactttggtgcctcaagtctaaggatcaggtaTACCATTGGGATGATAGAATCACTATATGATAGAgatatcatcaatcatctagcatttcatgagcagatcaatcagtaaactcattctccaatgagcgcttgcattgtagccctagtgtcccaacacgagcaactatgagattagccatctctatcatatggatgagtatacaacacactagtccgtCCGATAATCTTGATGTCTCTCTGAGTAATATATGACTatcattatttagggtttgtgtttaaaggtgaatcgatctcattatcgtgatcttatcatgatctgattctcattgcacaaatccatgaatatcacaatatattcatgcaataagtaatataaagtgagaaaaatataataataataataagcaaaaagactgagtatcatatcacatatgtcatcactcacgtgattgacttgtagaatacctatgactagcatccaaGGTGGGTGAATCTGGTGACAATCTACTCCACCAACCATAATGGAGGGGTCGGGCATCGACCCATTTTTACTCGGGACTAATGGGTTGGTTGTTGACTCCCTCCCCAGTCAAGGTGAGTGCATCAGTCACTAACCTCCTCTACTAACCATGATCAAGGGGTTGGGTATTAACCATGATCAAGTGGATCGAGCACCAACCCCCTCCTTACTCGAGATAGATGGGTTAAGCATTGACCCCCTTTTCACCCAAGGTGGGTGGGTTGGGTACTAACCTCCTCTGTTGACCATGGCGAAAGGGTCAGGTGTCAACCCCCTTTATGTCCAAGGTAGGTAGGTTAGGCACCAACCCCCTCTTCGCCCAAGGCGGATGGGTCAAATATTGATCCCCTTTCCGCCCAAGATGGGTGGGTCAAGCGCCAACCCCCTTCTTGACTTAAAGCAAGCGATCGAGAGTCGACTACAACGGAGGGGTTAGGTGATGACTCCCTCTCCGCCCAAGGTTAGGCACTAACCTTCCCCTTTACTCAAGGTTGAGAGGTCAAAGTCAACTATGGTGGGCATTCTCATTCCTCAAGATGGGGAGAATGAGTTCCCAACTCCTTTTTTAGTATACCTAAGGTACGTTGGTTAGGAACCCCTACTTCTCCCTTAAAGAAGTGATTAAAGGAGTGCAAGTCTAATATGTCAGATGGGCTAAACGTGGTGTTTCAAGACCCTTGCTAAAGAGCCCTTAAAGCATATATTATAAGGGAATAAATGATAGAGAGGATATTATTATCGACTAACCACCATTTGACATGTGTCCTCCACGTAGCCTCTTAGCTAGAAGAATGAGATAAACCTACCCCTCACTAATCTACTCGCATGAATATCAGTCTAGATAGATAGTTATAAGTTATCTTCATCTTTGTCACCTATGTAAaaaaaggaccaaatcaaaattgTTAAATACGATTAAAAGCTATCCCCAAATATTATTCGATAGAATATATCATTTCATTGCTACAAGGTATAAAAGCTCACTTTTAACATAGTCGAGAGATTTTTCATTTCTTCGTTACAAGATATAAAAGCTCACTTTTAACATagtcaaaagatttttttttttttttaccattagTGATTGCACTCATCCACCATTAATGATTGCACTTGAAGGGATTAGCTTTGGAAACCAATCTTGATCTTGGTTTTTATGCATGTGGCACCTCAAATGACCTCGAGAGCTCGACATTTTTATCCTAGAGGCACCTTAGATAATTTTCATAGGCAAACATCGACAATATCTtctatgttaatattaacacggtcaaacttttttttttttctttttttttctctcttcaccTTTCAATGTTACAACAGAATCTAACTTCAGCATAAAAGGGTGCACAACGAAAACTCGTTGATGGTGCCTCGAGACTAGCATCAGTTTAGGATATATGAACAATAGACGTGACAAAAGTTTTTTACAAAGATCGGATTGGTCATCTCTAAGTCAATCATCGACATCAAATCATATCAAAAGTAAATATGAAttaaaatttaattgatgtaattATATTAACTTAAGTTTAAGCCATCAAAAGTAAATAAAGATATTCCAATATTATTTTAGATTTCATTAAATTAATCTATCGATTATCTCATTTGATCAAATAGTGACATCATTAATTATGAGGCAGTGTAAGTATTCCTTAGAATCAGTCAAATCGATAAATTGTCTACTTCAATAATTCCTTGTTCTATGAGCTTAAGAGAGAGTGTTTATGTCAAACCAATGTTTGATTATCTTTACATCATTCATTCAGAAATATATATGCACATAAATCTTTTCTTAAGTTTGAAATATAATCCATCCAGATCAGAATGAAGTCTCCACAAGCTCTTCCTTTTACCATTAATATATCAAGAAGTGTATGAACACAATTCAAATAATTCTTGGAAGCTTCTCTATCTTTCACCATTATCCATCATAAATTTAAGATATATAAGTCATTATGGCTAGCTTTTGATCCACTGTAACTCTTCCAGCGCACAGCAGTTAAAAGTGTTAGAAAAtagatagataaacaagttgtagaagaagttgattgttattaatacttatcatgcccccgcaagatggtgctccgatcaaggaggccaatcttggactgatgtaatgcaaaaagtttacgagctagaggcttcgtaaatgagtcggccaattgatcagccgtgtgaacatgagaaacacgaagttgacggcggacaacttgatc
Protein-coding regions in this window:
- the LOC103983741 gene encoding F-box/kelch-repeat protein At3g23880-like, giving the protein MTRQKVVHRILLLLPAKSLLRFRCVSRRWNGIISSNSFVHAHAAAPRLVSGLLYQSSQGTVVYAAFCHATASLPDPSLSFLPEPVAVKASARGLLCCRGRFSLMYYVCNPTTAVWVSLPMPRNLHNYDTEVVLMIDDPPRSNRVSEFRVVCAFPQVDRLHHVCGLETFSTDEWRWATSKWTPRLGRLLPGSGVVVGGRACWRTTMNTVLMYDPRNEERWGFERPERDLDGVTWWEIGVIEGQLSVAYAKVASTPESSTMVEVMVADSDSWSLRGAFGFGPGSRENNLKPLRMEGDEELLLWDGQRHILGRDMAGRATRLLVVDAPATFSVEFVPYTATLLHVKR